Genomic window (Helianthus annuus cultivar XRQ/B chromosome 3, HanXRQr2.0-SUNRISE, whole genome shotgun sequence):
AGACCAATAAATTCTAATAAAGAAACAAATGTTGTAGTTTCTCTGTTTGAGGATTACAATTTTGGCAAGAAATCTGAGTGTGCCCAcgtttaagcaacaatgaaacttttgttagagtagcagtatattcttaaagagaaaagttgtgaaggagcaatgtcttgtacaagaggtgcaaaTTGAGGTAATAACAagttttcactcccccacctcttgcaactctcGCAAATTAAGATTAAGACACTTAATACTCCCACTAACCTTTTAGATCTGTAGGAATgctacaagataagtttcaatgatGTATGTGCTGTGGGAACATGTCATATATGTTAGacttgatttccttaatgtccaTATGTTATAAAAAATTTTGGGGACATATTTAGAAGGAATCATAGTATAtatgaattaatttctttaatacCTTAATTCATATAAGACAATACAAGTAAAtattatgataaataaattatgtctgaatattccattttgggATAAGTTCCAATAAAATATAACTTCTAATGGAACTTAATTTATTCCCTTAGCCATTTAAATATTAAGGCTTATAACACATGCTCATAAGTCACTAAGAATGAgatttgataatatttcatcCTTCATTAACCTAGTCAtgatttctgtcacaccccgaattccacgtgtcaccggtgggcccggtaggggagtatcgtgacgtggttggcaacatcatagtcaaacaacacaatatataaatgcacagcggaagcaaaagataaatatattacaatccgaatataaagtaatatcaagtattacaacggaaagtaatggatccacaggcggatcctaaaatataaacattgttcaacagactttagacgcctagaacttgcaagattccttattaacgtcctgagcagcttccagcctattacgtacttatacctgtcacttagacttttgaaaatacgtcagttttcactggtaaatacactcaactgactcatttaaAAATGTcgatgaaaattggtttaggtgTGCAAGGCACGAAAATATGTTGACACTTTGactaaaatgcacagaggcaaaattaatcttttatacttgggacaaactatatttCATGTTATCaattttacataacttgctctacatacggggcccggttctATGTCGgttcatgattaaccgacacaccactattcccttattgggtataattaattaataagcatattgcatctgtcaggtgtatgcctacaccccgtgcttaggtcgtgaccattgcaattaatgagtcaaggatatccaggacacggtcgcattaacccccaatgtttcagtcaagcaatacgaattaaaacaggttatttggatttctCGACTCATTGGTCTttgaatcccatacctgaccatgcggtatttatattaccgtatcccaagcccgtaatagggaaaataagttaagagtatttacctgagctggttctgtcttaaatagcaagaattataataactcagtcgtattcacttaagtaagcgtaggtacaatttaccagaaggctctagtctggaatgatggtataaataaccaattagaatgttaaCGAGTCTTTAATTAAGCCCCAGCTTAGACTGGTTAATTATatggttcaaacgcacgattaggcgaagaccggaatagaatgtgatttagacccaacaagttcggagacttgctTAATATGGGTATTTCatacacattctggattttgagataaaaccgataaggtttgacccgtttcggctaatttatgcaaactagttacataaaccgagcCGAACGCGTAATAAGCGTAATGGGTGGACGTAAGagccatatacaggtttcctaagttaatatgcttcaaatatgttgtgacatcagtaagatatcatttATTATGCCCGAAatgaatttaaacacaaactatgccccgtaggggtagtttggtcatttataAGGTTATAAAAGGGCTTAAGTattaacctgagttacaggtctgatataatcagcaaaaatactcaatttactaagttataacattaGGGTAAAGTATATATGTGAAAACTTATCAATTATAACCAATTTATGcatcgtaggggcattttggtaatttcacataagtcgTAAAGCTCAAAACGGAGGTCTGAGTTTAACAACCTTTGCTTAgtgttaaaatattataattggcctcaaatatcagtaggtatcaacccttgTATGTTTAAAATACTTATAGTACATACTAttcgttaaaaacgcttaaaaaggcgattaaagccatttccgggtttgacacttaaatctgatatttttatatttccagaaggcttaaaataatttatttaacatgtgtgatcagtagcaaaaggCTTGGAGTCGTTttgatatgtaaaactcattttatggcccgtaAGGGCAAAATCGACCAGTACCGGATTAAGCCTACGACTatgagttatgctcagcctaaaattaattaaaaatctttaaaattcccaaaataatatattacatcagcggGTAAGAGATTTGATATCAAAAAGTATGTTTAAgtaggttatacgctaattacgccattttattaacataaagcattcattttgcgataacgagcataactcttaatctacaattcaaactgatgtcaaactttgcgtacacgtttatatatcagtaattaaagtttctactcttttacatttccaaaaatcacgttttaaggcaataagggcataatggtcaacatatgagcaattaacggaaacgcgtAAACGAGTGGGTCAATCAATGAACCAACCACAGAGGGTTATGTTAACATGTAGcctggtcctaaggaagctctaaggcatttccaAATCATACTAaagcgggtcagaactgaagtcaaggcaaaagtcaaagctttgcgactttcggttccgaatcggttcaaaacagaaagttgtcgaatcaaacaagcttagacaagTTCTTAtgcttattatcaagttatatgaatGATAAGATAGGTTACACGCCTTTTACATCGTTAGTTATGCATTAAATGAAAGattacatttctgttgactttttctaatcatctttgactcgacaaatgacctagttagagtgggaatcaggggGACcctttttaagggtttaaagcccacataattaccaacttataactacctttgatttggCTAAACACTGAATCAATAGTGATTTATCTTAAAGTCAACTGTTAATTacgacagtttgacttttaagctaaaactaagctaAAACTTAATTAGAGAAGGATTAGcaagcttaccaaggtcctatgcacGAAATGTGATCACTTGAGAGGAGGTTTGAGCTCCAGAATTGATCAGATTGCAAGAATGAAGTGTGAGGAAACTTGGTTGCAACCTTGGTCCTTATATAGTGGTTTTAATCACCATAAGAACTTGACACACAAGTCTACAAGTGCCCACAAATCATCAACAAGTGTCACTAAGTGTTTAGGGGTTGATTAGGGGTCTCTTGGAAGTGTTTAAGGGCGCACATGACGTTTACATGGGCTGAAAAGCCAacaaaacgagtttctgcatctgggcatggcttacggaccgtaagggtccagccatacggtccgtaaggacctggtCTGCACATGGGAACTTTCATTAgttgacagctttggcccctgcacctccaaatACCATTTCCGACACATccaaggcccgttaaaccatttttaaggctctaaaatgaggcctaagcatagggaacatgaaacatgctcaaaaatatgccggatgttggttcgtttggtcgtatggttgcgtcgttcggttaattacgacgaaacacggacgaacgcgaaaaacgaaccaaatgacgcgacaaatggaattttttcaagccaaacactaaaataaaatattttagtgcttacataaatttttgggtgtccggggatattcaggatgtaagatatgcgcgtaaacgCAAACTTGTGcgttttttgacacttttagtccctgcatgacttaaaagtttatttttgcgcaccaaacacctctaagcctttatctaagctatataaaggataaatagggtatgtttaactcatggtcatattccggaaggtccgataaCATACGAATTGGTATACTTTAGCAGTTTGACGCTTTGGGTCcttctaatgcgcaaacttgcgtaACTCATCAtataatagcattgaagccttatTTAAttcatattaggcattcttgaaagtattattaaatatCAGAATGCTTCGGGCTCgataaaaggtcattcagaggtgtaattaaacatattgacacttttagtcccttatacttgcaaagttgcgcgtaacttcacTTTTGGGCACAAAAGCCTTGGGTGGCCAATGATTGGCaatcccgagagtataatcaaatatcatgaggctctcggtttgttaagaggtcactcagaggtaagaattaacatgttgacgcttttaacccttgtctgcgcaaactttcaattaattacacaaacggctacacttgattaacaaatggctcatttgtgaatataaaaccGTAAGAGGTTATTTAGacacttattttaggtatgttaatACTTCCAGTTCTTTCATAATTAATGTTTTTTTCGATTTcgcgaaaaattagtcccttatattcaaggtttgactttactagagtttattacacgtgtcaatacttcgttaaacgtgattttacgaggtgttacaatttctcatgaaatttggtcttaatggatggaatttgtaagtctcatttttcttttgttaaattttcattttcatgataacaAAGGTTGTGAAAAATGTAGCATCATCAAGTTCTATCTTATAAGGTTTCTATCCAGATTGAGATAacaaataatatgagagtttaaggtaaaagtgactttgttttaaccatgtaaacctcacaactgtcataatgcagcttttatattgatactaaattctgaataatctacagaatatataaggtatcattaagcccaattataaaacagtttatggttcttatagtcttaacataaaattttgccactaactctcatattaattatttgttgatttctggTAAGGAAACACATAGAACTAGAATCAACCGGTCATATGTTGGTTAAAATATTACcagcagacttaaatatcataaaTATCTTACTACTTATCTTAGCCAGCTATTTCATTGAATTATGGATAGTCTCGATGCTCATGCCTAGTTTAATGGCATAAACCTGCTGTGAGACtttcctttgaagaaacttatagctGGAAGTAGTAGTTTTACACTATCTCTGAATCTTAAAAGTATCCTCCTTTCAGGTTTAGTGGCGGTGAGATGAACATCATCTAATTTTCCAGTTTCATGCATTCCTTTTCCTGTATATATGCTgctaatcaacacactcattttcctttggtactcttgagtgttatagttgattctTAAGAAAACTTATGGTATTAATGGAAAAGTTATATGTAATGCACCGGAAAAGTGTAATGATTTCCATGTGTAAACCTTTaaattatgggtcatggtattgtacactATGATGTATTCACATATGCCACAAACTTTATAGTAAGAATCTAGAGTAATGCATGTGGCTTAGGAGTTATTTTGAttcttccaaaaaaaaaaaaaaacaaattagtcTTAGGAAATTTAGAATCTAGAATAGCTCCCATGATAGCAATAATGAaatgagttcttgattatcataagagatataatggctgacttatcccactagtcatgctctagttttcttctgtaatactttttatcagaaaagagcagTAGGATTATCATATCTTAAGAAATAATCAACAATTCAACAAGAGCAAATTTTGTAGAAACTCTTtagtaagcaaaacattttaggttttgaaattagagtggatgaaatagatgagatacaaacctaagaagaagcttggagtgatttacattatgaggtaatcaagtaaggcatacacaaattattatattgaagatatagtctactataacaccaaaataacagacTAATTTAAGATTctacctgaattttggcttcgctttggctttgaccaaaattcagagAACGTACAtaaataataaattgtcttgatGTTCTATAATAAatctggcttcgctttggctttgaccaaaatttatgCATTATGAACATACATCATAAACTGACTTATTGTTCTACATGaaatttggcttcgctttggctttgaccaaatttcatgtattatgaacataaataaataaaaccaacttaatgttctgcctgaattttggcttcgctttggctttgaccaaaattcacgcaTTATGAacgataaaaaaataataaacctcGGCTTAATGTTCTACctaaattttggcttcgctttggctttgaccaaaattcagcattatgaacgatataaataatagaccgtctttagtgttctacatgaactctggcttcgctttggctttgaccaaaattcatatattatgaacacacataaatatagactgtctcaatgttctacatgaactctggCTTGGCTTTGGCgttgaccaaaattcatgtatcatgatgaacatacatacacaataaggtaaagcacataaatataacataacaccttTGGGCAAGAAATgctatattatgtaaattagGCTAGGAATTCACTTTGTGTATAATCAAATGAATAGCCGAAAGTTTCATTGTTCAACAATACAcataattaaataaaatggcTAACTTAAACTTCAATATTAAATAATATCTTGTTGATTCAGTCATCCAATCTTGCATTGAAGTTGCCATAAAATTTACATACGTAAATTAGTCATTAGTCATTCACAAGTTAGGACCATACTAAAATTAGGCTATGTACAAATAAGGGCCAAATGCAAAATTAGAATCTCACATGAAAGTTAGATACAGTGGTGTGCGAAACATTCaagcacaaaaaaaaaatcagttgAACTCATGTGATTGCAGTCTTTAATTTCTATCATTAATTCACTAATTGCAATCTCGTTCATGAAAACTTTGTAATACATTAATTCATGAATACATAATCAAATTTGTAACTGACTGCAAAATCATGTATTATAAATTCATCCATTAATCATCATAATAAATTCTAAATAGCATTCACAAATTGTATTAAATACAACTCTAAAATATTCATGAATACATAATCAAATTTGTAACTGATGGAACCTATACTTGAATACATAATCAAATTTGTAACTGATGGAACCTATACTTGAAATAAAATATTAATGAATGGATAAATTGATAGAAAGAATTCAGCAAACTAGATTTTTCCATCAAAGTTTACCAaacataatattaaaataatttcTTATGAGCAAGACTTTAAATTGTAAGTACAATTTATGGAAAAACTTGGATAAATATCACCGCAAACAAAAATTAATTTACGATGATGTCAAAATCATTTGCTAAAAAACAATTTGAATTGATTATCATattaaaatgttttcagttgATTTTTTTTACGACTAAGGAACTCAACTCCATCATCAATAGCGAATCATCAATATTGTATTTCATGATCGAATTTGATATAATCaacattgctctgataccacatgttgattatatctttaaacatgggtcaaaatatagaacctaatcatgtttattcaatcataacgtaaatatagataccaagttaGAGACACTTACTTGTGGGAGTGGTCATCTTTGAAGACGAAGATAAGGCCATGATTACCGTTATGGTGCCTTGggttgatggatcaccttagagagaatTTTTACTATTGGTGTTCTACTCTAGAGTTTTGATCACCACTTGTTATCAATATATAAAGATCAATGAATAATGGTCATGAATGGTGATCCGTTATAAAACTCTATGTTTTCTCTATTAatggtacctaaagggaaatcataattaCCCCTTAATactaatcaataattacaattactaccatcaagtaattgtcggggactagttatgtcatattggtaatgttaccaaatgatccctaaggccacatcaacgggttatttctaacatgAACAACCCTTGACAAGCAACATAAGTATATTCGGTATTCATATATCGAAATTAACAAACTCTAGTTTCGtctttctcaatttttctaaCAATCAATGGAGAATTTTTATACCAACAGGCAATTATAAACATAAATCACCTAAGTCTAGTGTACATTTAACAAGAAAGCAAAACCGTTGGGTAAAACAAAAACAAGAATATTCAATGAACACGAGTTAAAGTATAACTATATGTTATTTCAAATAAATGATTTCACATGTATAATTAAAATCATAAGTCCATGAAGGCATTGGTCGTTAGCTAGCTCCTAGCTTGATGACACAACAAGGAGGCATCTATTCGTTGATTTGGCATCATTTCCATTCCTCCACTTGCATTCACCTTTTCATTTTGCTACAAGGTAAACATCAAATGAGGCAATATTCACATACATTTATAGTCTAAAGAAAGACAAGAAATAGAGGAATAAATTATTGGAAATAACTTTCAACAatcttatcgtacaaaacgtacgaattgAGTGGAAAAGTAAAAAAACGTGGTGATATTTTCGTAATAATTTTACTCgtatggtaattatcaaaattattctacaaatgatcttgtatggtaattttgatcttgtagggtaattttttAAAATGATCTTGCAGGGTAATTACGAttaaaataattacgaaaatgtcaccatGTTTTTTTCCCTTTTCCATAtcattcgtacgttttgtacgatcAGATATTTTGTACGACATCTCTACTCTAATAAAGTAATATACCAATTTGATTAAAATACATTTAGCCAAATTAACTATTTTGAACAACCTAATTATCAATATAGTCTTTTGACCtaaataatttatttataacCACTTAACTTGCATATTTTTAAGAAACATGAGGTTATTAAAAATATGActaataaaaacatgaaatgtgACTAAATTGTATGAATTTATCTCTTTCAAAAGATAACTACCATAtaaaaattacatatttttatattatgTAATTTTATCTTTTAAAAGTATTGGCTTTTCAAAAGTCAATATCCCATAATCTATGTTATTTTCTAAAGATAAAATTGTATAATTTGGACAAGTATCCATTTTGACGAAACTACAATTAAATCTCTATAGTGAAGTTAATATAAAAGTTGACTATGTGAACCATGAAGCAATGAGTTTAGATGTGAAGAACCTTGgtgagagagaaagtgacatcaTGAGTCATAAGAGAGGATAGAAGCTCATCTGTTGACTGTTGCCATTGTTGAAGGCTCTCTTGGTTGCAACCTTGAAACCCTTCAATGTTTTGTGGCTCCACATTCATAGTTGATTTTGGCAATGGGTCAAATATGGCATTTGACAATTGGTTcctgaacaaaaaaaaaacatgtgtaTGATTAAATTATGGGACATGATCTAATGTCACAAATAATGTTATGAAAATTAGAGGATTGAGTAACACACAAACAAACCGATTTTTATGACCAAAACCGGGTCATGACACTTTCTTTAATATTGCCAATCAAAACTATAAATATTTCAAACACATAAGATCCTATTGATACTACAACATACCCTTGGAGAACAGGTAGGACAGTTCAAAAAGGCCGTGGCTTGAGGCTCGCTCGAAAAAGTTCGAAAAAAGCTTGGTTCGAAGTCAGCTCAGTTTTAAATGAGttggctcggctcggtttgtgaACGAGCCAagcccgagcccgagcccgagccaaGGTAGGTTCGATTTGTGGCTCGCTTGTTAGTTGGCTCGTATACATTCTAATATATTTCAAAAATGTTGTTTAATTAGTAATATGGTTATTTTTTATCGAAAGAAATAGATTGTTAAGCTATACTCTTAATTAGTAatattgatttaaaaaaaatatatattaaggtAAGTAACACAAAATCTTTTCTTGTTCGTTTTATTTATAGTTTACCCAAAATTACTATTCTATTAGcctaaataatatttatttattgtttttttttttttgttttatgtatatcattttaaaaaatacaaaaatataaactttttttttaaacaaacgaGTCGGCTCGAGCTTTTGAGGAGCCGAGCCTAAACCCAACTTTCCAACTCGTTAAGAAAATTGAGCCGGCTCAgctcgatttgatttttaatcaAGTCGAACCTGAGCCCACCCTGGTTCGAtttggctcggctcgtttacagcacTAAGAACAAGACTCCAAATAGATTCTATAACTAAGACTATCCACATCAAGGATGTTTGTAGATGACATGGAGGGTGTTCATTCCTATGTGGAGGGCATTTGTGAGAGAGATAGATTAGTGGGTGTTGTAGAGGATGACATGGAGGGTGTTCATTCTTCACAATTCTTGGGGAAGAATGGTGAAGAATGGGCTAATGGTGGGtcctttcttttttttataaggTTGTTTGTGGGAAGGATATATATGTTATTGTTGTGGGTAAAAAATGTTTGTGGGAAGAATAAGTGAAAAGCTGATGTGGCATGCTGATTAGGCTGTTTGTAGAAAGGATAGCCTTTCACTGATGCGGATAGTCTAAAAAACCCATACCTAATATAAGTCAAAGAACGAGTCCATAGTATACTAATTAAACGAACCTCGTTGCTTCAAATGTGTTCTCTGGCGAACACGGGGCAAACATTGTTGGGTGGTTTTGTTCATTGATTCGATTTGTATCATAACACACGTTTTCTGGCCAACAACTGATATCATTGTCCTTTGATGAACTTTCTCCCTGTTGCATTTCCGTCATAAGAAACTAGTAAATTGCGACGCGCGTTGCCGCGGTGTTCCATAAAAATGTTACGTCAAAACATAAACCAACTGAAAACATACATGAAAATAAGTATGAAAACGTATTACatttgacccgactcatttcCGGAAAAAATTAGGTAGAAACGTACGTCAACTTttcgtacataaaaataaacacgtaaaaCTCGATTACAAAGTTTTTAGAAAATTAAAGCGTTGTAAGTGTAAATGCTGAAATTTAAGAAATAAACAGTAAACATatacaaaagacaaaaaaaaaataacaaataaaacataaaaaacccTCAAATATTTACAATATTTGGTAATTAACAATGGATGCAAATGTCAATTATAAGAATATTGGGTGTTACCTGCAATGCTCTTGGATGGTATGCAGGGGTTTGGTTACTCAACATATATTCCTACAACAGATATAAGAAATACAAATGAACCTCATATTGTATGCTAATTATATGAATTCtataaactatttaaaaaaatataatatatatatatatatatatatatatatgttaagaGCGAGCCTAGTTAATCGATTACCTTACGTTGTGTAACCCGATCCAACGTTTTATAAAGTAACTTCTCGTATGATTCATAGTCGTAAAGCGATGTAAAAGTTGTTGGATCCGGATCAAACATCCTACGATATGATTGGATCATAAACAGAAGAAGATGCATGCAGTTAGTAACATGTTGTGGAATCTCTATCACACAGTGGTGTAACCAGAACGTCTTTGTCAGAGGGTCATCATAAGACTCTCTTATCTACGAGTTACAACTAGAGGGTGTAAAACATGCTTTTTTCCTAGAAAAATCTCAGATTGTATATATAAAAATTTTACAAATTTCTATGTTCGGGGGTCAGCGGACCCTCTTGACCCCTCTCTGGTTCCACCCCTGCTATCACATCCCAAACACATGCAAGTGTTTTACATAGATGAATATAAACAAGTTGTGATTACAACCTTAATTGTTCCTTGGCCATATGAAGTTGTTGTTGTAAGGTGCTAATCTCTTGATGAATTTCCTAATATTAAGACAAATTTAAGTTGGTTAAAGAcaatgagtttatatatatatgatcTTGGTATAATAATTCTGATATAGATGAAATGTATGTTGGTACCTCAGATTGCATGTGGATTGCTCTGGGACTGATTCAAGACACTAAAGTAATTAGCAAATGGTTTAGATATAAGAATCTTTCAAAAACATGTTGTAATTGCTAATTCTTGTTAGAGTTAAGATCCCGTACAAATAGGCTTATCGTACAAAACATACAAATGACGTGGAACAGTAAAAAAACACGGAGGCATTCTCGTAATTATTTTACTCGTAGGGTAACTATCAAAATTACCTTATAAaatcaaaattaccctataagATATTTtatagagtaattatgatacactACAAAATTACCTTACATGATCAAATTatcatacaagatcatttgtagagtaattatgatactctacaaaattaccctacaagatcaaaattaccctacaagatcatttgtagagtaattttgataattaccctacgagtaaaataattacgaaaatgtcaccacgtatttttttactttttcacgctattcgtacgttttgtacgataagcGTAGTTGTATTTGATCTTTCATCATTGTTGTTAATGGTTAAACGGGTATATTATAACTAAAACAATGTTGTAATTTCACAtaaaactaatttaaaaaaaagttgCATTTGTGAAGAGAGGACAAACCAAGGAACGTGGATGGCTAAATCATTTTCACTCCTGATCTTGCTTAGGAGGCTGTTTAAATACTGCAATATTTATCATATCAAAACATCCCACATATAAAAAAGAGTAATTGTTTGTCTAACATAAATATCTTATTATATAATCTATTTATTTGATCATCTTTTGTTTTAGATCTTAATTGTGTTGTTTATCATACTCAAGATATTAGATATAGTGACCAAATATGTGTAGTTGCACATTACTTCATGTCACATAAAAGGACAATGTTTTATCGTTTTTACAAAGCCGTAAGGTTCTAAATAAGTCCTAACTCTATGTTACATCATAGCATTATATCCTTTTTTCTAGATGAAACAAGTGTCTCGTAGGTATTGTACGGTTGTATCGGATTATATCTTCTGTCACGAAGTTAATTCGCATCATATCACTAATTTTCTTGAAGCTTAACGTTACGATTGATGCATCATTTTTATTTCGTTTTGAACAGCAAACTATCTTGCAGGATTTGAACACTCCACCTCTTGGACAGTGGGTGTCTCCCCACCACACCATGTTATCCCTTAAACTTATAGTTAAAACTACGTCGTTTTACGTTCTACATACATAAGCAAGTTTGTGTTTGATTACATCAACCTAACTAGCTTATATATAAACTATATAAATTCAATGCCAAAAAGGAGGAACACAAACAAATAATTACTTGCAAGTTATACATTTGCATGGATGAGTTA
Coding sequences:
- the LOC110928357 gene encoding agamous-like MADS-box protein AGL104, translating into MGRNKLPMKRIENNTSRLVTFCKRRNGLIKKAYELSVLCDIDIALIMFSPSGRLNHFSCKRRTEDVLNRFVNLSDSERGSVIQHREYLNSLLSKIRSENDLAIHVPCPRAIHMQSEEIHQEISTLQQQLHMAKEQLRMFDPDPTTFTSLYDYESYEKLLYKTLDRVTQRKEYMLSNQTPAYHPRALQGESSSKDNDISCWPENVCYDTNRINEQNHPTMFAPCSPENTFEATRNQLSNAIFDPLPKSTMNVEPQNIEGFQGCNQESLQQWQQSTDELLSSLMTHDVTFSLTKVLHI